In Gossypium hirsutum isolate 1008001.06 chromosome D01, Gossypium_hirsutum_v2.1, whole genome shotgun sequence, the genomic window GACACTGAAATCCTGTTTGAATATGTTTTCCAGCAGTTGAATCAAGGTCGCATGGATGTTGTATTCTTTAGCATTTTATATGCAGCTGTTCACTTCAAAATTTGAGTATcttattcaatttcataattgttTATATCAActtctaactttacaaaaaagtcattttagcattttttttcttttttagcctttaaatttgtgtttttatcaaatcacccaaaaaatacaagtttaagagatgaaaaattaaatgaaaagttaaaatatttttttaataagctTGGTGGCCAAAAAATCATTATACCTAATGAATGTTACATGACACATCTCTCGTTGAGGCCAATAGCAGCTACCATGGCCCTTTACTATAATCATATTCCTTTGTTAATTGAAAAACCGTCTGTCATTATACTACAGGTTACAATATAACATtgaaatattgttttaatttttttagttgttttaaatTGGAGGGACTATTCTAACCCTATCAAATCAATTTAACCTTCAATCCATTTTTGACCCATTGCTGCTATAATATCCTCCGTTTATTTTGAGCAGCAAAGTACGAAAATGTTTGAGAGATTATAagtaaatttaaacatatttgaaGGGTTAAAAGCCAATTTTGGTGCATTTAAATAATTGTACCATTTTTGAGTTAAGGCTATTGCCGGCTCCGTTCGCCACTATTTACTATTGTAAGTCGGCTTGTATCGGTACAAGTGCATGAGCAAACTAAATGAGTACGAGCATCTAGTTTATTTTTCCCATGAACTTTAATCGATATTGAAACAGTAATGAATTCCATGAAGATTCATAACAAAATTCGAtttaatttaaaaagataaaaaaaatataattttcaagttaatggaATTAAGTTATTCAATTTTTCTAATCAACTCGAATGAATAATTTGAGTTTCAAGTtcgaattaaattgaattttacaatttgaataattcgaataacaaattggtgtaaataccccttTAATcgctattaattttgaaaatgaacaaattgatttctctcaataaaaattacaaaaataaaattcaaaataaacaatctaaattttatatttgtaaaaaattttaaaaattttaaaaaattctaaataatatataaaggaaattactttttttttaaaattaaataataaattttaaaacctaaataaataaattaatcactCGATTTTATCTAAAGCAGCAAAAGAAAGGAAGACTGCAATGAAAGGAAGAGAGGAAAACTTTTCTTAATAAGGAAAATGGAAACATTTGAATCATATATATTTTGTAGCTCCACCCGTAGTTTAATCGATAGTTTTTGTTTTGGATTGTTAGGGGGAAAATTGCCATATAAACAACAAAACGTTAACTGTGttcttaatttatataatatatataattatggttGATATATCGTTTAGCAAGAAATTATATATACTTGTAATATTTTTAGAATATAGTTGAATTCATCAAACTCTATTCAAtcgttttaattaaaaaattttaaaattttaaaaaaatattttttaaaacatccGATTCAATTGATTTATACTAATTTTTAGCATACCTGATTCAATACTATTCTCCGGATTAGTCCGATCCAATCCAAATGGTTAATTTTAGAATTCTTTAAAATTAAATGCAAACAATTAAGTGAGTTTAGGATATGAGCTCTGTTCTGTATGGTAATGATGTGGTTTTGGATTGTAAATCTCCCTTCTCTTGATCTGCTGAACTTTAGttgcttctttcttcttctttatttgtttttgtttctaaCAAACGctgttaatttattaaaaagaaaaagacactTTTGTTTGCAGAAGATAAAATAATTTGTAAAGCCAACACATGAATTAGgtgtaatatataaaataaattttagtcaACGGACTTAATCGACTTATTACCAGAAATTGGTGTTGCAAACAGTATAAACGAAGTAACCATTCTAGTAGCTTAATTTCATCTACATTTCGACAATGAAAGGAACATTGGTGTTGACTTGGATTCTAATCATCTACCTCTCCCAAATAGCAGTGCAGAGCCAGTACTACTCGGAGATCCTACCCTATGATCCCGAGCCGGTCAAGGTCACCAATCTTCACTTCTATTTGCACGAAACTCTGAACGGTCAAAACCCAACAGCAGTGAACATAGCCCAAGCTAACATTACCAATAATTCATCGGTGCCATTTGCCACCCTAGCTGCCGTTGATGATATTCTCAAGATAGGTCCTGAGGATAACTCTGAGGTGATCGGAAATGCTCAGGGACTTGGACTCTTGCTTGCTGGAAATACAACAACCGGTGTGATGTACTCGGATTTCGGATTTACTGTGGGTAAGTTCAACGGCAGCTCTATAAGCATATTTTCAAGGAATACGATAATAGAGCCAGGGCGTGAGGTTGCAGTGGTCGGAGGAAGAGGAAAATTCAGGATGGCAAAAGGGTTTGCACTACTTACGACTTACTTTCTAAATGCCACCGCTGtcattattgaatttaattactaaatgttATTTATAGATTCAATTCTTTTACATTGTGCAAAAGTCATATGATTCTACTTCATTTTATTAGAATAAATGTATggaatatatacatattgatgtgattaaaaattaaaataaactaagtgGACATTGGTGTGTTTGATTCCTTTTGCTCAATATATCATGGAGTGAATTCAATTCCCcataaaattattcaacaaaaaagaacatataaaaagaaatctaatactatcgaaagtaaaaataaaaataaaacttcttCAAATCTCTAAATTTTGGGTAATCTCATCGtacaacaaaataaaattttcatatcataaatatatatataggtaattCATATCTTTCTACAAGTTATGGCCACCTTTACTACGATGATAAAAATTGATAACCACAACTACTCCAGCCACATGGGTCgaaacaaaaattattattttaaattagtgtCGCGGTTGAAATTGGTTTCTAATAGCAAAAAACATGTTGACATGGCCAATATTTAACCCAAAACATAACATATCAAGAGCAATTTAAAAAATACAGACAAATTAGATAACTCGTAATGTGTCTTAAACATGTAcaaaaaattattcaatatattaaaacataattcaatagcatttttctcaaaatatatTCTATATACCAAAAACACAATTCAATAATGTACTCAAAAATTAATCATGAATAAATAAGTATGAAAATATAAATTGTGATAACAAAAACATAATTGCTGCAATTCAAGATTCATACTTGCATATTTAACCAGATTTTCATAAAACATGaacaaaattcatatatctctGAAGTTGATTTTTCGGGAGTTAAAAGTTGGAGGaatatcgatcaatttcaactaaaattttatttggttttcatataaaattttaataaatatatatatttacataaatttcttttttattaacaTTATAAGTATGCTATAACCTTGAAGTAGCCGATGTTGCTCTTCAAAAGGTTCTTACAATAATAGAGGTTATCATAGTTTAATGCCGATAATTGAAACACTCTTATCTATAGCCATACAATCGTTGGCTTTTCTTCATAACGATGTTTCCTACAGCACAGAAGTTGGAGCAGACATTGTTGTCTGGTTTAGTTAATTTCAATTGGTGGGTTTATTTGGTAGGGTCAATCAAGGCTTTTCTTCATGACGATGTTTCATTGGCATCCTTTGGATTCTTCAATAATTCCCAAAGAATGTACACCTTATTTTGTCCCTACCAATTGCATTCACATTGTTCATATCCCCTTCGATTTCAAATAGCAATCGCTTCATTCATATATAATAATCTAGAATTAACCCCTAGGATCTAAagttttttcaataaattttgtGTGGTGGCATGGTCAGGATGTTCACTATCCCAAATATGGTTTTGGCTCGAGTTGTGCTAGTCGTATTGTTGTTAGGTTttgtctttttcttgtaattcaccaaacaaattttaattaattataatttaatttaattttaaaataaatattattgaacactattttatttaaaaataaaatataaatctaTTTTTCCCTATTGGCATTAGGTTAGctataataaatactaaattaataGGTTAACAAATAGTAACAGGAAATATCAAGAATTCTGTTAACAGAAATATcaagagtgactaaaatgaaaataaatagtaACAGGAGTGcctaaaataataagaaaacattttgagtacctaaaataaaaatttataaaagttgaATGGTCATTTGTATAATTTACCTAATTGAATACCATTTCTGGCTTCATAATGACTTGGGTATAAATTTTGTATATGGTTATAGAGAGAATgaattgtatgaaactgtgatttcacGTCATCCCCATCCCTTTCcaatataagaacaataaatcagatttttccacctgatttttagaattttagtcggatttgaatatttttaggAGGAAATAGGtgaaaatcaagagaaaaaatctgatttgtcattctcctgtTGAAAAAGGGTAGGAAAAAcatggaatcacagtttcatacaatatATGTAAtccaattgaataaaaattaaaggttaaaatattttgttagccttgataaaatttaaaatatataacattatatatttaaatatttaaaatataagttatatattcaatttaaattttacaaataattaaaattaattacttaaataatattcaaaacttatatgtcatatataaaaaatagtaataatgagttacaataaattatttttatattcttattgaAATATCATAATACTAACGAATTTGAATATTATTCAAATACACATTTTTTACCAtacaatattatttataaaatgaacattttacTTCTCAAAAATACTTTGATAGCAATATCAAATACTTaaaccttaaaccaaatttttgaaaagttaaaagctctattatttttataaattaacgAATATTAAGAGTGttgttgttatatatatatatatatatatataagtaatggAATTTCAATCATgcctttatatatatttatttatttataaatatctatttttacataataataaaaatcaccTTTAATCTAATAACATTTGTGTTTCTTCTTTTATCATAAACTTTCCATAAATAAGTAAAGTTGGTGAAAATGGAGGGGTGATTGGTGAGATTGAGCAACAAGTTGTATGGTTGTGCTTGTGAACTTTGTTGAAGGAATAAAAAAAGGAATTGAACGAGGAGATACCAAATTGATAATCCTCTTGATGAGGGCAAAAATGATTGGCTATTTTAAGAGGCTAGAGATTGAAAGGAAGTTTCTTCTTTGTTCAACCCATACCAGAACATTTCATTTGTCTTGAAACTTATTGAATACTTTGAAGGACCAACATGAAAATCTATgttactttttaatatatttgtcattttcatttattttcggCTAATACACTAAAATAGTCCTTAAACTATTATTAAATTACGACACATCCACAAAATagaaaacatttataaaaaaataaaattttaattaaaatagtaaacttaaaatattaaatattacaaTATTTTAGATTCAAATCcctattttacatttattttattaaacgaATAAGTTTATGGTAATTTCCCAATTGGGACCTAATATaactttttttctatttattaaaacttttgattttaattaataaaatatagtaaTTTAAGTGGTTCaatttccatttttgtttttttaaaaaacaataaaaaatttgattgcctattgaaaaaaatgtaaattaaaaaagaaatcttAGATTAACTTGCTTTGTtgagtaaattttaaaataattttaagaaattatcattccctatttaaataaatattttttttatatttttcatgtcaGATTTACGGTTCATGTTCGGGGTTTTTAGTTGTCCCTCCCAACAATGTCGTCTCTAATGTTTGAACTTGGGTCCTCCCATTGAAAATGCAATGTGCCTTATCATTACGCCCGGCCACTTGTTGgttaaataaatatgttttaattgaatataatataccaaaaatttcatccatataccATTTATGATCaagtaaaaagaaaagtaaattaaTGTTTCTTTAGATAATCTTTTTACCTATTATCCTGTgaattttaatttccaaaattaacattttattcaatCATTTTACACAAAGAAAGTtcatttgaaaaaggaaaaagggtCTACCTACCTTTTATCATCCATGCTATTTTTTTTCactaattacaaaataaaaaagaatatgcTTTGAAGCAAAAAGGCATCCAAAGGAGAGAGTGTATTAAATATTTGGAAAGTGAAGAATAAAAATATCAAGCTAAAGTAGAGAAGTTTAGAAGCTTTAAATGCCCTTCCTATCAACAAAATTTCCAAAGTGGTCCATTGCATCCATAAATAATTTTCCACTACCAATAATAATATACATGATGATTGTACCTCACAAATGGGGCACCCCATTTGAAAGTCACATCAAAGCAACTATATGTACAGTATAGTTCAATATATATCCGTTAATTTTGATTCGAATCTGTAAAATTTATTCCAATAAAgcatattcatatttatttattttaaatataatacaaaaaaataaatgtttattgatatatttagcctaacatttatattttatgtcAATTTGGTCTTTATTCCTCTTTTAAGCTAAAAGAAGTTGAATTGATgtctttttaatgaaaataccgactaaaatattaaatttttaaacatgacaatCTGCATGGTAATTCATATGTATTTCATAttcgattgagttttaactcgattggcatgTACATTGTTGTCAATGCATGAGAACGTGAGTTCGAATACACTGAAACGCATTAtactcttatttatgggttgggaagAACTAtgtacaattttataaaaaattatacatgcacaatatatatatttcaaattttcaaaatcccTCCGCAGCATCTTTTTCCTCCCTTTTGCATGATGGGAAAAGGAATGCTTTGCCTTAAAGATGTTGAATGACTTGGACAGCTGAGACCCTTTTAATGCTTTACTTAGCTTTTATTTCCATTActtcagaaagaaaaaaaaatattaattcttttatggaaaaaaaacaaaaccataTAAAATCAAcaattatttgtttgtttgtttgattgTGTGGAGCATAAAAAGCTTTCTATGTGTGGGTATAATTGGAGGGGATGAGACAAGCTCTTGGACTGGTTACCCTACATTTCTTAACAATTTATTATTTGCACGACATAGATATTTTAAGGGGTtaaaaaacaacaataataaaattttagggaGTTAATGTGCAATTTGAAgagattatataattaatttaccTTATTACCCTTCTCTTCTCCttgataatattatttatatatttatactatattatataattttaaaattttttatatctcATATATATGATCGTATCTCGATCATTTAATAGAATTTATATGGTTTGATTTTTAGCAATTCAATATTTGGATCAACTTATCGATGGAAAAAGACAGCACAATATGGTGGGGACAAGACAATTTTGGTTCCTCAGTTTTATGGAAAGTTTCCAATGTTAATGCATATATTGTTTGATATGATATGTGACCTTTCATCAACCATTTTTTAATAATgtatgaaaagaaaataataacaataataatcccACTTCTTTTTAAGAAAAGAAATTCATGATGaaactaaaaaggggaaaaaaataaacaagtgggttaatatataaatttgcaaaagttggaacctattttaatatatatttttagaatggTACTTTCGGatacaattaatatatataatgatctcgatactaatcaaattaagactcaatctaCATTAGTTAacaaatattgaaaatataaaaacacttttaatatttattttttttataatagaaacataaaaagtaaaataaaataatttatatgaatttaaagCATGATCTAGATATTTTTCAACTTTTCTAATTTTTGCAAAGCATGAAAACAACTgttgtttgttttttattttaaaattttcgacaagacatattttctttattgtttttttaatttctcaacaAAAATAACGGGCAAATAACCAAAAAAGGccggtttttttttaaaatttaccgaaatggaccggttttttaattatttaccggaatgggccatttttcgcgaaatcgcgtccacgtcagcgcgatgtcagggtacgcgcaggaaatcgcgtccacgtcaacgcgatttgctgacatggaaggaaatcgctccctctaggacgcgatttgctgacgtggcatgaacagtgtgtttttagcttggaaaactttgaggccataacttttggctcggttgtccgattgagacgaatttttttatttcgaataaattttcgagatctacgcgctggcAAACCGCCAAATTTGGCGAAGTTTTagtcgaaaaagatccttttttgcccctaaattttgattttttcgatttaaaattgaattttgaaacattcaaatcgttattttcctcatttatttgaagtaaacaccggatctttttttacagaattgtcttatatcatcctgttataggtataagtcagctcattccacttttgagaagttacctaaaattttccattttattcaatttagtccctaaaacctaaatagtcatattttcaaatctaagcttcgtttttcaattcaaattcaatttcatccttccataaaattcaaatattcttaaatacaaaaatttcgtgttaattttgaaataattacactttagtccctatactcgtaactaacaaattatactttacaaattagtccctattcatcTCTAAGAAGTTTtccagcgcgtagatctcgaaaagttatttgaaatcaaaaaaaaatttgtctcaatcggacaaccgagccaaaagttatagcctttcaaagttttccaagctaaaaacacactgttcatgccacgtcagcaaatcgcgtcctagagggAGCGATTTTCTTCTACGTCAGCAAATTgcgctgatgtggacgcgatttcctgcgtgtaccctgacatcgcgttgACGTGGACGCGACCTTCTGcccgtcccctgacatcgctccGACGTGACTCGATTTTGGGGAAAATGGCCCagtccggtaaataattaaaaaatcggcctatttcggtaattttataaaaaaattggctttttttggtaaatccCTCAAAAATAACCAATATTTCTCGAAACCAAACAGTTTTCAATTTTATAAGTTCGagatttgaatattaaaaaaaatagaatataaaaataattaaagagaaCTCGCAGATCATTATCATacgtaaaacaaaaaaaaaattgcaccCTAGGTACATGTTATTATCGGTTGTTTTCTTTTTGATCCCTTTTAACTTGTTCGAATCATTTGCTCTCATTGTGGCTGGTCACTAATAGACCATCACTCccggtaaaattttaatttaagtcttttataatttataaaattttatattaataatggtaaaattttattttgacctctcaaaaatgataaaaatttaatctaactatttaaaaattataaagaaataaactattaaaatgataaaattatatttttaatattataaaaatataaaatttaatttcaatctcCAAAATTTATTCTGACTCCCATCCACTATTTGCAGCACGAAATATATTAGAAACTTGTAccacatttatatattattgacATAATTTTCCCACACTCGTCATCTGCCATAATCTAATATGTATAATAACAAGATTGAAGGATGTTCTTGAACCTCCATGGAGTTTCCTAAAGCTATAATGAATTTGATTGGTAGAAGGCGGTTGACCATGAAACACTTTGAAAGATACAATCCTACCGTTAAGGATCATGACATTCCATCCATATTTATTGTTCTTTAATTAGTGGCCTAAATCTCACCTGTTCCTtctaatgttttaattattttattttgttttgttttggtttaAGCATACTGTCCGTTggccataaaaatatatactgtcggttttgtatattttgattaaaaaattcaagatttagTCACactacttaaaataaataattttttttattttttaaaatttaaattcaattattaaaatgattagttttttttttgtcaaattttgtcTACATGACAGGCTAATTAGGTTATGACATGTTAAAACTTTTTAATCAACAATGTTAtccattgaactaattttttttaaatgaaaaaataattacaaagtttaattttttaacttttcttaagtataatgattaaaaataaaaatttatcacaGAGGCAGATaacataatttaactttttatgtaaatttattaagttttatttttcatattttgaccaATGAAAATAGGGTGTAAAAATTAAAGTAGTTTTACACACTTTTGTAactatttatatgattaatattttaatgaccCAACCGTTATATTTCATGGTATATTCATGTAgatcatgaatgccaaatttgatgtaaatttaaaacttctaactaactatttgttttacgtaaaaaaaattcaaccattaaatatatattaatatatatagagagagagtattttaaatcaatatgatagagatatcagattggtttaaaaatttatatgcatgacaagtacaattatattgataaattcaacagttgaattgttaaaatattaatcatataaataattacGAACATATgtaaatttactttattttttatacagtataagtggattctttcctacgaaaatatattataatatttttgaaatttgaatatcTATTTAAAGATGAGCAACAACTAAATTTTTGATAATCAAGAGTGATAAGTTAGAATTGTATTTAGattt contains:
- the LOC107928074 gene encoding dirigent protein 4; protein product: MKGTLVLTWILIIYLSQIAVQSQYYSEILPYDPEPVKVTNLHFYLHETLNGQNPTAVNIAQANITNNSSVPFATLAAVDDILKIGPEDNSEVIGNAQGLGLLLAGNTTTGVMYSDFGFTVGKFNGSSISIFSRNTIIEPGREVAVVGGRGKFRMAKGFALLTTYFLNATAVIIEFNY